From the genome of Alphaproteobacteria bacterium, one region includes:
- the trxA gene encoding thioredoxin, translating into MDPIQIDPTAAPAAPAAPGELPAAGGASAVIIDADQNSFVRDVIQASREFPVIVDFWATWCGPCKQLTPLLEKVVMEAGGAVRLVKVDVDKAPDISAQLQIKSIPTVYAFRDGQPVDGFQGALPESQIKAWVDQLVKVHGGAGAAGPSPLDEALDAADAAMEGGDISNAGALYAQILNQEPDNLRALSGMARAYVKGGAIDKARELIDAASDEARASEDLKSVVSAVELAEAGSASAGEIDALKAKVEADPADHQARFDYAVAAFAAGDPEGAIDALLEIIQRDRAWNEEAARTELLKIFEALGPTDTFTNAGRRKLSSILFS; encoded by the coding sequence ATGGACCCGATCCAGATCGACCCCACAGCCGCTCCCGCCGCCCCTGCCGCCCCCGGCGAACTGCCGGCCGCCGGCGGCGCATCCGCGGTGATCATCGACGCGGACCAGAACAGCTTCGTCCGCGACGTGATTCAGGCATCGCGCGAGTTTCCGGTCATTGTCGATTTCTGGGCCACCTGGTGCGGTCCGTGCAAACAGCTCACGCCGCTACTCGAGAAAGTGGTCATGGAGGCCGGGGGTGCTGTGCGCCTGGTCAAGGTCGATGTGGACAAGGCGCCGGACATTTCCGCCCAGCTACAGATCAAGTCGATCCCGACCGTGTACGCCTTCCGTGACGGCCAGCCGGTGGACGGCTTCCAGGGAGCGTTGCCCGAAAGCCAGATCAAGGCCTGGGTCGACCAGCTCGTGAAGGTTCATGGCGGGGCCGGGGCCGCGGGTCCCTCTCCCCTCGACGAAGCGCTCGACGCCGCCGACGCGGCGATGGAGGGCGGCGACATCAGCAACGCCGGCGCGCTTTATGCCCAGATCCTCAACCAGGAGCCGGACAATCTCCGGGCGTTGTCGGGCATGGCCCGGGCCTACGTCAAAGGCGGCGCCATCGACAAGGCCCGCGAACTGATCGACGCGGCAAGCGACGAGGCCCGCGCGAGCGAAGATCTCAAGAGCGTGGTTTCCGCCGTCGAACTGGCCGAGGCGGGGTCCGCCAGCGCAGGCGAGATCGACGCGCTGAAGGCCAAGGTCGAGGCCGACCCGGCCGACCATCAGGCCCGCTTCGACTATGCGGTCGCGGCATTCGCGGCTGGCGACCCGGAAGGCGCCATCGACGCGCTGCTGGAGATCATCCAGCGGGACCGCGCGTGGAACGAAGAGGCGGCGCGCACCGAGTTGCTCAAGATTTTCGAGGCGCTGGGCCCGACCGACACGTTCACCAACGCCGGGCGGCGCAAGCTTTCATCGATCCTTTTTTCGTAG
- a CDS encoding prolyl-tRNA synthetase associated domain-containing protein has product MTDHHETEAPLRARLDALGIAVEIHQHPPLHTVAESRELRGTLPGGHIKNLFLRDKKRNQWLVTVLEDATVDLKALRHTLGASGNLSFGSAELLQASLGVAPGSVTPFAVMNDTTGIVTMVLDRGILDHDPINAHPLHNAATAAISRDDLLHFLAACDHPPTMIALD; this is encoded by the coding sequence ATGACCGATCATCACGAAACGGAAGCACCGCTGCGCGCGCGGCTGGATGCGTTGGGCATCGCGGTGGAGATCCACCAGCACCCGCCCCTGCACACGGTGGCCGAATCCCGCGAACTGCGCGGCACCCTGCCCGGCGGCCATATCAAGAACCTGTTTCTGCGCGACAAGAAGCGAAACCAGTGGCTGGTCACGGTCCTGGAAGACGCCACCGTCGACCTCAAGGCACTGCGCCATACGCTGGGCGCCAGCGGCAATCTGAGCTTTGGCAGCGCGGAATTGCTCCAGGCATCGCTCGGTGTCGCGCCCGGTTCCGTCACGCCGTTTGCGGTCATGAACGACACGACAGGCATCGTCACCATGGTGCTCGACCGCGGCATTCTCGATCACGACCCGATCAACGCCCATCCGCTGCACAACGCGGCAACGGCAGCGATCTCGCGCGACGACCTGCTGCATTTCCTGGCGGCATGCGACCACCCGCCGACGATGATCGCCCTCGATTAA
- a CDS encoding alpha/beta fold hydrolase encodes MPFYEKGDVRIRYEEAGRGFPLLVTPGGGLNSRVDNWPTAVFNAMDAFKDDFRCITMDQRNANGGESTGPIDIDDPWGAFADDQLGLMDHLGIREFAYMGYCIGGCFAGTLLKRAPERVVTAVFCQTVGHRPDDPDVMYRSGRDVWAPDLLARRPDLDQDIIDAYLHSLYRANPDFLYSVARDDIRDCPTPILVLPDDVPSHPLQTSVDVASLAPNAEITVFPWAEPPELKARTIDRVRKFVRTHVAGL; translated from the coding sequence ATGCCGTTTTACGAGAAGGGTGATGTTCGCATCCGATACGAGGAGGCCGGGCGCGGCTTTCCGTTGCTGGTCACGCCGGGCGGCGGTCTCAACTCGCGGGTCGATAACTGGCCGACCGCGGTGTTCAACGCGATGGATGCCTTCAAGGATGATTTTCGCTGCATCACGATGGATCAGCGCAATGCCAATGGCGGCGAGAGCACGGGGCCGATCGACATCGACGACCCCTGGGGCGCCTTCGCCGACGATCAGCTCGGGCTGATGGACCATCTGGGCATCCGCGAATTCGCCTATATGGGTTACTGCATCGGCGGCTGCTTCGCCGGAACGCTTCTCAAGCGCGCGCCCGAACGCGTCGTCACTGCGGTGTTCTGTCAGACGGTGGGACACCGGCCCGATGATCCCGATGTGATGTACCGGTCAGGCCGGGATGTGTGGGCGCCCGATCTGCTCGCCCGGCGGCCGGACCTCGACCAGGACATCATCGACGCGTATCTGCACAGTCTTTACCGGGCGAACCCGGACTTTCTCTACAGCGTGGCGCGCGATGACATCCGTGACTGTCCCACGCCGATTCTGGTGCTGCCGGACGATGTGCCCTCCCACCCGCTTCAGACATCGGTCGATGTTGCCTCGCTGGCGCCGAACGCCGAGATCACGGTCTTTCCATGGGCAGAGCCGCCCGAACTGAAGGCGCGAACGATCGACCGCGTGCGCAAATTCGTCCGGACGCACGTTGCCGGGCTGTAG
- a CDS encoding heme-binding protein, which translates to MSFADTKRLTSAGAKLMVAAAIAKAEEFGIAATVVVVDAGGHPMMLERMDGGRFHTVHSSTTKAVTASSNKRITTTQGAQGQDLDTLHAIGLTLAAGPERWTAMEGGYPIILDGECLGGIGVSGGDWQQDADIAQAALEAVGISS; encoded by the coding sequence ATGTCATTTGCAGATACCAAACGCTTGACCAGTGCGGGCGCCAAACTGATGGTGGCTGCCGCTATCGCCAAGGCCGAAGAATTCGGCATCGCGGCGACGGTGGTCGTCGTCGATGCGGGCGGACACCCGATGATGCTGGAGCGCATGGATGGTGGCCGTTTCCATACGGTGCATTCCTCGACCACCAAAGCGGTCACCGCGTCCTCGAATAAACGGATCACGACCACCCAGGGTGCGCAGGGCCAGGATCTCGACACCCTGCACGCGATCGGCCTGACCCTGGCCGCCGGCCCCGAACGCTGGACGGCCATGGAAGGCGGCTATCCCATTATCCTCGATGGCGAATGCCTCGGTGGCATCGGCGTGAGCGGAGGTGATTGGCAGCAGGACGCGGATATCGCACAAGCCGCCCTCGAAGCGGTGGGTATCTCGAGTTAG
- a CDS encoding tripartite tricarboxylate transporter substrate binding protein, protein MNMFRTMMVGAAALGLAAAATPAQAFPDGPIEFVIPFGAGGGADIEGRLLAKEMSAVLGVPVTPVNRPGGGGAVTYTYIKNSKPDGHTVGWNSTSVLTTTNLGNTDFAYDAMDHVGRVEFQPQPFVVKGDAKWNTFAEFVADCKAAPGTLKVANSGTGSATHTSAIQLMNAAGCEVVHLPKGIKGRNTSVLNGEADAMIAPLTGAVNLTNAGKLKILLMPTAERSPVFPDVPTAKEAGYDVALDLFRGLSVAPNTPDDVKSKLADAMSKAANSPAFLKLAKDKGFTVAPLGHAEFEVLLAEENAKVKEIFASAGLLKTN, encoded by the coding sequence ATGAACATGTTTCGCACGATGATGGTCGGCGCTGCCGCGCTCGGCCTTGCGGCGGCGGCGACGCCAGCCCAGGCGTTTCCCGACGGTCCGATCGAGTTCGTCATTCCCTTCGGCGCCGGCGGCGGTGCCGACATCGAGGGGCGGCTGCTCGCCAAGGAGATGTCGGCCGTCCTCGGGGTGCCTGTGACGCCGGTGAACCGTCCCGGTGGCGGCGGTGCTGTGACCTACACCTACATCAAGAACTCCAAACCCGACGGACACACCGTCGGCTGGAATTCCACCTCGGTGCTGACCACAACCAATCTTGGCAACACGGATTTCGCCTATGACGCGATGGACCATGTGGGACGGGTCGAGTTCCAGCCCCAGCCGTTTGTTGTCAAGGGCGACGCGAAATGGAATACCTTCGCCGAGTTCGTCGCCGACTGTAAGGCAGCCCCAGGCACGTTGAAGGTCGCCAACTCCGGCACTGGCAGCGCTACGCATACCTCCGCGATCCAGTTGATGAACGCGGCGGGCTGCGAGGTCGTGCATCTGCCCAAGGGCATCAAGGGCCGCAACACGTCGGTCCTGAACGGTGAGGCTGACGCGATGATCGCGCCGCTGACCGGCGCCGTGAATCTGACGAATGCGGGAAAACTCAAGATCCTGCTGATGCCGACTGCGGAGCGCAGCCCGGTATTCCCGGATGTCCCGACAGCCAAGGAAGCGGGCTATGATGTCGCGCTCGACTTGTTCCGCGGCCTGTCCGTCGCGCCAAACACGCCCGACGACGTGAAGTCGAAGCTGGCTGACGCAATGTCCAAGGCGGCGAATTCGCCGGCATTCCTGAAGCTTGCCAAGGACAAGGGTTTCACGGTCGCCCCGCTGGGACATGCGGAGTTTGAAGTCCTGCTGGCGGAAGAGAATGCGAAGGTGAAGGAAATCTTCGCGAGCGCCGGACTGCTCAAGACCAACTAA
- a CDS encoding tripartite tricarboxylate transporter TctB family protein — MRRRNILAALVLLALGVGYGVFTSQLPVRSLPDTPGPPFFPWINTVVILALSAALLVQGLVGTGGPAPAQVQGRWRAGWALGVFVVYLAILPGLGFILATAPFFAALMLLFGETRTLRVAAGAIIATALLYFLFRHGFNVFLPTGVLKGIVP, encoded by the coding sequence ATGCGCCGCCGAAACATTCTTGCCGCACTGGTTCTGCTTGCGCTCGGCGTTGGCTACGGCGTTTTCACGTCGCAACTGCCGGTGCGCAGCCTTCCCGACACACCGGGGCCGCCGTTCTTCCCCTGGATCAACACCGTCGTGATCCTCGCCCTGTCCGCCGCGCTGCTCGTGCAGGGTTTGGTGGGGACGGGCGGGCCGGCGCCGGCACAAGTACAAGGCCGCTGGCGCGCCGGCTGGGCGTTGGGGGTCTTCGTCGTCTACCTGGCAATTCTGCCGGGCCTCGGCTTCATCCTCGCGACCGCGCCGTTCTTCGCGGCCCTGATGCTGCTGTTCGGGGAGACCCGGACCCTCCGCGTTGCCGCCGGCGCGATTATCGCCACGGCGCTCCTGTATTTTCTGTTCCGCCACGGATTCAACGTGTTTCTGCCGACCGGGGTGCTGAAGGGGATCGTGCCGTGA
- a CDS encoding tripartite tricarboxylate transporter permease: MSPDVLAGIAQASGALVLLTTAVGVFIGLTVGMIPGMTISTGIIILLPVTFVLPADISIALLLGLYVGGMTGGSFSAVLLNIPGTPSASATALDGYPMSARGEAGRALGVAITASFIGGMVSFFCLLFIAPLLADVALSFRTEDMFALIFFGITIICSFAAQSLVKGLLSGVIGLAIVTIGQDPVMGSQRFTFGQVNLIGGVHFLTAMIGLFAIPQLVSNLVDVSGGAARVQTKLKSVLPRLSDLRAIRLPVTIGSLTGAFLGILPGAGGPIAAFISYDYTRRFSKRRDEFGTGAVEGVAAPESANNAVTGGALIPMMTLGIPGDPVTAILIGALIIHGLAPGPLMFIERGDFAFGLIFSFFWANIFNFVIALTALRVLVRLLATPRALLMPTVAVLCVIGAFALRNNFFDVYVMLFFGFVGLAMRWLDMPVVPLLLALVLGVPLEENLRVALTSSQGDIAIFFSSPISVAFLGLSALSIIWSLRSARRRRMSAQPSNKENSS, encoded by the coding sequence ATGAGTCCGGATGTCCTCGCCGGGATCGCCCAGGCATCGGGTGCGCTCGTCCTGCTGACGACGGCGGTGGGCGTGTTTATCGGCCTGACCGTTGGCATGATCCCCGGCATGACGATCAGCACCGGCATCATCATCCTGCTGCCGGTGACGTTCGTGCTGCCGGCGGACATCTCCATCGCGCTTCTGTTGGGCCTCTATGTCGGCGGGATGACCGGCGGGAGTTTTTCGGCGGTCCTGCTCAACATTCCCGGGACGCCGTCGGCGTCGGCCACGGCGCTCGACGGCTACCCCATGTCGGCGCGCGGCGAGGCCGGCCGCGCGCTGGGTGTCGCCATCACGGCGAGTTTCATCGGCGGCATGGTCAGCTTTTTCTGTCTGCTGTTCATTGCACCATTGCTGGCCGACGTCGCGCTGAGTTTCCGCACCGAGGACATGTTCGCGCTTATCTTCTTCGGCATCACGATCATCTGCAGCTTCGCGGCCCAATCCCTGGTGAAGGGCCTGCTGTCGGGTGTGATCGGCCTCGCGATTGTCACCATCGGGCAGGACCCGGTGATGGGCTCCCAGCGTTTCACTTTCGGGCAGGTCAATCTGATCGGCGGCGTTCACTTTCTGACGGCGATGATCGGGCTGTTCGCGATCCCCCAACTGGTCAGCAATCTGGTGGATGTATCGGGCGGGGCCGCGCGCGTTCAGACGAAGCTGAAATCCGTCCTGCCGCGCCTGTCGGATTTGCGTGCGATCCGCCTGCCCGTCACGATCGGGTCGCTGACAGGCGCCTTTCTCGGCATCCTGCCGGGCGCGGGCGGGCCTATCGCGGCCTTCATCAGCTACGACTATACACGGCGTTTCTCGAAGCGTCGGGACGAATTCGGCACCGGCGCGGTCGAGGGGGTGGCGGCGCCGGAATCAGCGAATAATGCCGTCACCGGCGGCGCGCTCATCCCGATGATGACTCTGGGCATCCCCGGTGATCCGGTGACGGCGATCCTGATCGGCGCGCTGATTATTCACGGCCTGGCTCCGGGTCCGCTGATGTTCATCGAGCGGGGCGACTTCGCCTTCGGGCTGATCTTCTCGTTCTTCTGGGCGAACATCTTCAACTTCGTCATCGCGCTGACAGCGCTTCGGGTGCTTGTCAGGCTGCTGGCAACGCCACGGGCGCTGCTGATGCCGACGGTGGCGGTGCTGTGTGTGATCGGCGCCTTTGCGCTGCGCAACAATTTCTTCGATGTCTATGTGATGCTGTTCTTCGGTTTCGTGGGGCTGGCCATGCGCTGGCTCGACATGCCGGTGGTGCCGTTGCTGCTTGCTCTCGTGCTCGGGGTGCCGCTGGAGGAAAACCTGCGGGTGGCCCTGACATCGTCCCAGGGCGACATCGCGATCTTCTTCTCGTCGCCGATCAGCGTGGCCTTCCTCGGCCTGTCGGCGCTTTCCATAATCTGGTCGCTTCGGTCGGCCCGGCGGCGGCGCATGTCGGCGCAACCATCCAACAAGGAGAATTCATCATGA
- a CDS encoding Gfo/Idh/MocA family oxidoreductase — protein MSSSPLRVASVGLGWWSDVLADAAGRTDGRVEIVSCFTRSEDKRQAFSEKYNCGAAASLDEILNDDSIDAVINTTPNHVHLETTAAVAQAGKHVFLDKPVANTIGEARQITKACADAGVVLSVGYQRRRENHFRWIQERIAAGEFGTLVQAEANISRDRAGQFELGHWRYTAEGMPGGVMLQIGLHYVDVLTMLLGPVESVSGMAAQLVLPGDNPDVGTLLMQHENGAVSSLSTSYASASEYYLMNIYGKKMSAYYNLFDGLRSLSQGDKDQTPVAVEKNDAIAEQLIEWADAIAGDGSPEVGGESAMTSLAVVKAGIKSVAEGRHVTVAEILASDD, from the coding sequence ATGAGTAGTTCACCGCTTCGCGTTGCATCCGTTGGCCTGGGCTGGTGGTCCGATGTGCTGGCCGATGCGGCCGGCCGCACCGATGGCCGGGTCGAGATCGTGTCCTGCTTCACCCGCTCGGAGGACAAGCGTCAGGCGTTTTCCGAGAAGTATAATTGCGGGGCGGCAGCGAGCCTCGATGAGATCCTGAACGATGATTCGATCGACGCGGTCATCAACACCACGCCGAACCATGTACATCTCGAGACCACTGCGGCGGTGGCTCAGGCGGGCAAGCATGTGTTCCTCGACAAACCGGTGGCCAACACCATCGGCGAGGCGCGACAGATCACCAAGGCCTGCGCGGATGCAGGGGTGGTTCTGTCGGTGGGTTATCAGCGCCGGCGCGAGAATCATTTCCGGTGGATCCAGGAGCGTATCGCAGCCGGCGAGTTCGGGACCCTTGTGCAGGCGGAGGCGAATATCAGCCGTGACCGGGCCGGCCAGTTCGAACTCGGCCACTGGCGCTATACCGCCGAGGGCATGCCGGGCGGCGTGATGCTGCAGATCGGGCTGCATTATGTGGACGTGCTGACGATGCTCCTCGGTCCGGTCGAATCCGTTTCGGGCATGGCCGCCCAGCTGGTTTTGCCGGGGGACAATCCGGACGTCGGGACGCTGCTGATGCAGCATGAAAACGGGGCAGTGTCGTCGCTTTCGACCAGCTACGCCTCGGCGTCTGAATATTACCTGATGAACATCTACGGCAAGAAGATGAGCGCCTACTACAATCTGTTCGACGGGCTGCGCTCCCTCAGCCAGGGTGACAAGGACCAGACGCCTGTGGCGGTCGAGAAGAACGACGCCATCGCAGAGCAATTGATCGAGTGGGCCGACGCCATTGCGGGCGACGGGTCACCCGAGGTCGGCGGCGAGAGCGCCATGACGTCGCTGGCCGTGGTCAAAGCTGGGATCAAGTCGGTCGCCGAGGGGCGGCATGTGACGGTGGCGGAGATTCTCGCGTCGGACGATTGA
- a CDS encoding dienelactone hydrolase family protein — protein sequence MLEKTVNVHTDDGVMETFITHPEAGGPFAPVILYMDVWGIREQLRDIARQIACVGYTVVLPNIYYRMGGEHFDYRNPDGTTTSLKDMPAAEQEKILAYRSHVSDPMAVADTGSLMAFLAGEDAVRPGPAGSVGYCMGGRHVLRVAGAFPETFVASACLHGTRLFVEEGDSPHSEAPRVRGMFYNGIGAKDHYAPAETVAAVEAAFVGQDCDYTQFIHPGAPHGYAIPDRDAYDKQATYRDWEHIYAMYDRMLRGR from the coding sequence ATGCTTGAAAAGACCGTAAATGTGCACACTGACGACGGCGTGATGGAAACCTTCATCACCCACCCGGAAGCGGGCGGCCCGTTCGCGCCGGTCATCCTGTACATGGACGTGTGGGGTATCCGCGAGCAGTTGCGCGACATCGCCCGGCAGATCGCCTGCGTCGGCTACACGGTGGTGCTGCCGAACATCTACTACCGGATGGGCGGCGAGCATTTCGATTATCGGAACCCGGATGGCACGACCACGTCCCTGAAGGATATGCCCGCAGCCGAGCAGGAAAAAATCCTGGCCTATCGGAGCCATGTGAGCGATCCGATGGCAGTGGCGGACACGGGGTCGCTGATGGCGTTCCTGGCGGGTGAGGACGCCGTGCGACCAGGCCCCGCCGGGTCGGTCGGCTACTGCATGGGCGGCCGCCACGTCCTGCGGGTCGCCGGCGCGTTCCCGGAAACGTTTGTGGCCAGCGCGTGCCTGCATGGCACGCGGTTGTTCGTGGAAGAGGGGGATTCACCCCATAGCGAGGCGCCGCGGGTGCGCGGCATGTTCTACAACGGTATCGGCGCGAAGGATCACTACGCGCCGGCCGAGACGGTGGCGGCGGTCGAGGCGGCGTTTGTGGGCCAGGATTGCGACTACACCCAGTTCATCCACCCTGGTGCGCCACACGGCTATGCCATTCCCGACCGCGACGCCTACGACAAGCAGGCGACGTATCGGGACTGGGAGCATATCTACGCGATGTATGACCGGATGCTGCGGGGGCGGTAG
- a CDS encoding peroxiredoxin, which translates to MIGKTLPTVAWKTRVRDDSIEGPNPFRWDIRDTADFFKGKRVVLFSLPGAFTPTCSTYQLPNFEKLSGEFRENGIDEIYCLSVNDAFVMNAWGKQQGLENVKLIPDGSGEFTRKMGMLVSKDNLGFGMRSWRYAAIVNDGVVEAWFEEPGYGDNAEDDPYGESSPENILAALKAVNARAEAA; encoded by the coding sequence ATGATCGGCAAAACCCTCCCCACCGTGGCCTGGAAAACCCGCGTCCGCGACGATTCCATCGAAGGCCCCAACCCGTTCCGCTGGGACATCCGCGATACGGCGGACTTCTTCAAGGGCAAGCGCGTCGTGCTCTTTTCTCTGCCCGGCGCCTTTACTCCCACCTGCTCGACCTACCAGCTCCCCAACTTCGAGAAGCTGTCCGGCGAGTTCCGCGAGAACGGCATCGACGAGATCTACTGCCTGTCGGTCAACGACGCCTTTGTCATGAATGCCTGGGGCAAGCAGCAGGGCCTCGAGAACGTCAAGCTGATCCCGGACGGATCGGGCGAGTTCACCCGCAAGATGGGAATGCTCGTGAGCAAGGACAATCTCGGCTTCGGCATGCGTTCCTGGCGTTACGCCGCGATCGTCAATGACGGTGTGGTCGAGGCCTGGTTCGAGGAGCCCGGATATGGCGACAACGCCGAGGACGACCCTTATGGCGAATCCTCGCCCGAGAATATTCTCGCGGCGCTGAAAGCCGTCAATGCACGCGCCGAGGCCGCCTGA
- a CDS encoding DUF1993 domain-containing protein produces MTLSLHRITVPVYDQMLTNLDFVLDRGADFAAEKGLEEGELLERRCAPDMFTLGHQVDRACFHARQTIATLADIPAPALPEALAVDISDARARIADTLDFIRGVAPDAIDGDPAREVTITVRLGDLTLPAIDFVLQIAQAQVYFHCTTAYDLLRAEGVQIGKIDFLGKVMKDAFQGK; encoded by the coding sequence ATGACCCTATCGCTGCACCGGATCACCGTTCCGGTCTACGACCAGATGCTCACCAACCTCGACTTCGTCCTCGACCGGGGCGCGGATTTTGCGGCGGAAAAGGGGCTCGAGGAGGGTGAACTCCTGGAGCGTCGTTGCGCGCCCGACATGTTCACGCTTGGTCATCAAGTCGATCGGGCCTGTTTCCACGCCCGCCAGACCATCGCCACGCTCGCGGATATCCCCGCGCCGGCCCTGCCCGAGGCGCTGGCGGTGGATATCTCGGACGCGCGGGCGCGGATCGCCGATACGCTCGATTTCATTCGCGGCGTCGCGCCGGACGCCATCGACGGCGACCCTGCGCGCGAAGTGACGATCACTGTGCGCCTCGGCGACCTGACCTTGCCCGCCATCGACTTCGTCCTGCAGATCGCCCAGGCGCAGGTGTATTTCCATTGCACCACCGCCTACGATCTGCTGCGCGCCGAGGGGGTCCAGATCGGCAAGATCGACTTCCTGGGCAAGGTCATGAAGGACGCTTTTCAGGGCAAGTAA
- a CDS encoding acyl-CoA dehydrogenase family protein yields MPDTIATTAITDLKSRAAAFEPVLAARAPATETLRRLPDETIAELKEAGLHRICQPARFGGAEASLDEACDIVATLARGCSSTGWVTGVYTDHQILIGMFDPRAADDVWGENPEALVSAGFTPGRDHEQVEGGWRISGSWEWSSGCDHADWLILGSLLPTGPDGAIEPNYCIVSRADVSIEDNWYVMGLAGTGSKNLHVETAFVPDYRALPFRMAGAGGAERAAARGLSDVPALYRLPHPPCVPFMLAVPALGIAESLLDAVVEQMAGRRSRGVRVAEHQTLQVHIAEAAAQIDAARLLMQRDTGEAMAAMHAGRELGDLERVRNRRDQAYLVRECRAAVDRLFTTLGGQGIFLDNALQRKFRDMHAMSGHFALNWDVAATTYGRVALGLEPTTHLR; encoded by the coding sequence ATGCCGGACACCATCGCCACGACGGCCATAACAGACCTTAAGTCACGTGCCGCCGCATTTGAGCCTGTACTTGCGGCCCGGGCCCCGGCGACGGAGACCCTGCGCCGCCTGCCCGATGAGACGATCGCGGAACTCAAGGAAGCGGGGCTTCACCGGATTTGCCAACCCGCACGCTTCGGCGGGGCGGAGGCGTCGCTCGACGAGGCCTGCGACATCGTTGCCACCCTGGCGCGGGGCTGTAGCTCCACGGGCTGGGTGACGGGTGTCTACACGGACCACCAGATTCTGATCGGCATGTTCGACCCGCGCGCGGCCGACGATGTCTGGGGAGAGAACCCCGAAGCCCTCGTCTCCGCCGGTTTCACCCCGGGGCGAGACCACGAACAGGTCGAGGGCGGCTGGCGAATCTCGGGCAGTTGGGAGTGGTCGAGCGGCTGCGATCATGCCGATTGGCTGATTCTGGGCAGTCTGTTGCCGACCGGCCCGGACGGCGCGATCGAACCGAACTACTGCATCGTATCGCGCGCCGACGTTTCCATCGAAGACAACTGGTATGTCATGGGGCTGGCCGGAACCGGCAGCAAGAACTTGCATGTCGAGACCGCCTTCGTGCCCGACTATCGCGCGTTGCCGTTTCGGATGGCGGGCGCGGGCGGTGCCGAGCGGGCCGCGGCGCGGGGGCTGTCAGATGTACCGGCGCTCTACCGGCTGCCCCATCCGCCTTGTGTGCCGTTCATGCTGGCTGTCCCGGCTCTGGGCATCGCGGAAAGCCTGCTGGACGCCGTGGTCGAACAGATGGCGGGCCGTCGCTCGCGCGGGGTGCGGGTCGCCGAACATCAGACGCTGCAGGTGCATATCGCGGAGGCGGCGGCGCAGATCGATGCGGCGCGGCTGTTGATGCAGCGCGATACCGGCGAGGCGATGGCGGCGATGCATGCCGGCCGCGAGCTGGGCGACCTGGAACGGGTGCGCAATCGTCGCGATCAGGCCTATCTGGTGCGCGAGTGTCGGGCGGCCGTAGATCGCCTCTTTACCACCCTGGGCGGCCAGGGGATATTCCTCGACAATGCCCTGCAGCGAAAGTTCCGGGACATGCACGCCATGAGCGGACATTTCGCCCTGAACTGGGATGTCGCCGCGACCACCTACGGGCGGGTGGCGCTGGGCCTCGAGCCGACGACCCATCTGAGATGA